In the genome of Opitutia bacterium KCR 482, one region contains:
- a CDS encoding MFS transporter codes for MPQNGKIAFWFSAPLLAALFFHMVCESMVVPILAPTLAEPISPAHDMLAGYSQGAHKFFYGLALAVYPILVFLCAPIIGAVSDTVGRRPVLLAALVGTILGCVGQGLGMEILSVSLFVAGRALVGATAGVDGVIQAALLDKCASEKQKNFYLGASLLAMSVGFMAGPAFAALLVDENASAFAWSAPFYVLAVMFLWTLVLIWRKIPSGGGRASFAKIKWLAGIADIAVLFRIKQARHLVAIFVLAEIAAGCYVAVTPLVLAQTFGFSVREIAVFMSLEGVFASVVYALIGPFMLAHLSKNFILRFSMFMCVITCGLLFFGEIGAFIWADSFFMAIGFSLAYYIILSMFSDTSDERRRGWILSVLSSLWGLTMGMGLMLCGVLVGFSNALCLLVCVALGVAAFLMSLAKIGRFRIPSDSIPE; via the coding sequence ATGCCGCAAAACGGAAAAATAGCATTCTGGTTTTCCGCGCCGCTTCTTGCGGCGCTGTTCTTCCATATGGTCTGCGAAAGCATGGTCGTGCCGATTCTCGCGCCGACTCTTGCCGAGCCGATTTCGCCCGCGCACGACATGCTTGCGGGCTATTCGCAGGGTGCGCACAAGTTTTTCTACGGGCTTGCGCTGGCAGTCTATCCGATTCTCGTGTTTCTCTGCGCCCCGATAATCGGCGCGGTGTCCGACACCGTCGGGCGTCGCCCCGTTCTCCTCGCCGCGCTTGTCGGGACTATTTTGGGCTGCGTGGGGCAGGGCTTGGGAATGGAGATTCTTTCGGTTTCGCTCTTCGTCGCGGGACGCGCCCTTGTGGGGGCTACGGCGGGCGTGGACGGCGTGATTCAGGCTGCGTTGCTCGACAAATGCGCGTCGGAAAAGCAGAAGAATTTTTACCTCGGCGCGTCGCTGCTTGCCATGAGCGTGGGCTTCATGGCGGGGCCCGCGTTCGCCGCGCTACTCGTAGACGAGAACGCGTCGGCGTTTGCGTGGAGCGCGCCGTTCTACGTCTTGGCGGTAATGTTTTTGTGGACTCTCGTTTTGATATGGCGGAAGATTCCGTCGGGCGGCGGACGCGCAAGCTTCGCGAAAATCAAATGGCTTGCGGGAATTGCCGACATCGCCGTGCTTTTCCGAATAAAACAGGCGCGGCACTTGGTCGCGATTTTCGTGCTGGCGGAAATCGCGGCGGGCTGCTATGTGGCGGTGACGCCGCTTGTGCTTGCGCAGACTTTCGGATTTTCGGTGCGCGAAATCGCGGTGTTCATGTCTTTGGAGGGCGTCTTTGCGAGCGTCGTGTACGCGCTAATCGGCCCGTTCATGCTTGCGCATCTTTCCAAGAATTTCATTCTGCGCTTTTCGATGTTCATGTGCGTGATTACATGCGGACTGCTGTTTTTCGGCGAAATAGGGGCGTTCATCTGGGCGGATTCGTTCTTCATGGCGATTGGGTTCTCTCTGGCGTACTACATAATTTTGTCGATGTTCTCCGACACTTCCGACGAGCGCAGGCGCGGCTGGATTCTGAGCGTGCTGTCGTCGCTCTGGGGGCTGACGATGGGCATGGGGCTTATGCTGTGCGGGGTTCTTGTGGGATTTTCGAACGCGCTGTGTCTGCTTGTCTGCGTGGCGCTGGGCGTGGCGGCGTTCCTCATGAGCCTCGCGAAAATCGGGCGGTTCAGGATTCCGTCCGACTCGATACCCGAATGA
- a CDS encoding NfeD family protein, with translation MTTILGLLVLGTALVFLETVLVGGVWAVAGVACYGGAVWAANAEFGAGAALAAVALSALGCVAAFLVWLYVIPKTAAGRKLYLNSKQDGRAPSPDFARLVGKKARALTPLAPTGKVEIDGLPYDARCETAVAAAGEELVVSRATPFELIVVKI, from the coding sequence ATGACGACAATTTTGGGATTGCTTGTATTGGGCACGGCGCTCGTGTTTCTCGAAACGGTGCTTGTGGGCGGCGTTTGGGCGGTCGCGGGCGTCGCGTGCTACGGCGGCGCGGTTTGGGCTGCAAACGCGGAGTTCGGCGCGGGGGCTGCGCTCGCGGCGGTCGCGCTTTCCGCGCTGGGTTGCGTTGCTGCGTTTCTTGTGTGGCTTTACGTCATTCCCAAGACGGCGGCGGGGCGCAAACTGTATCTGAACTCCAAGCAGGACGGGCGCGCGCCGTCGCCCGATTTCGCAAGGCTTGTCGGCAAAAAGGCGAGGGCGTTGACGCCGCTCGCGCCGACGGGAAAGGTGGAAATCGACGGGCTTCCATACGACGCCCGCTGCGAGACGGCGGTCGCGGCGGCGGGCGAAGAGCTCGTGGTTTCGCGAGCGACTCCGTTCGAATTGATAGTGGTTAAAATTTAG